GACCTACCACGGCCTGCGGGTCTACGGCGGTGACTTCGTCATCCACACCGCCCCCGACGGCAACCTGGCCGGCACCTCGGTCGGCCTGGCCGCGCCGCTGACCCTCGGCACCACCGCCAAGGTCGGCAAGGCGGCGGCGCAGGCGAGCGCGCGGAAGACGTTCTCCGGCTCGCTCAGCTCCGTGGGCACCCCGGAGCTCTTCGTCGACGCCAGCTCGGGCAAGGGTCGGCTGGCCTGGGAGACGGTCGCCTCCGGCATGAGGGCGGACAAGCAGACCCCGTCGAAGCTGCACGTCATCACCGACGCCACGACCGGCAAGGTGATCGGCTCGTACGACGAGATCGAGTCGGTCGCGGGCACCGGCAACAGCATCTTCTCCGGCACGGTCAGCGTCGACACCACGCTCTCCGGCAGCACCTACCAGATGGTGGACCCGTCGCACGGCAACGGCCGTACCTGCGACATGAACAACACCACCAGCGGCACCTGCACCACGTTCACCGACGCCGACAACACCTGGGGCACCGGGTCGAACTCCAGCCGGCAGTCCGCCGCGGTGGACGCGCACTTCGGCGCCGCCAAGACGTTCGACTACTTCACCAACGTGCACGCCCGGAACGGCATCTTCGGCAACGGCACCGGCGTGCCGAGCCGGGTGCACTACGGCAGCAACTACGTCAACGCGTTCTGGGACGGCTCCCAGATGACCTACGGCGACGGTTCGGGCAACGCCAACCCGCTGGTCGCGCTCGACGTGGCCGGCCACGAGATGAGCCACGGCGTCACCGAGAACGTGGTGCCCGGCGGCCTGACCTACTCCGGTGAGTCCGGCGGCCTCAACGAGGCCACCAGCGACATCTTCGGCACCATGGTCGAGTTCTACGCCAACACCACCGCCGACCCGGGTGACTACCAGATCGGCGAGAAGATCAACATCAACGGCAACGGTACGCCGCTGCGCTACATGTACAATCCGTCGCTGGACGGCTCGTCCGACTCCTGCTGGACCACCAGCACGAAGAACAAGGACGTGCACTACTCGTCCGGCCCGGCCAACCACTTCTTCTTCAACCTGGCCGAGGGCACCGGTGCCACCGCGTACGGCACCTCGCCGGTCTGCGGCTCGGCTCCGGCGGTGACCGGCATCGGCCGCGCCAAGGCGGAGAAGATCTGGTTCCGGGCGCTCGACGTCTACTTCACCTCGAACACGTCGTACGTCAACACCACCACCCCGTCGAACACCGCCCGGGCCTACAGCCTCAAGGCGGCGACCGACCTGTACGGCAACTGCTCCACCGAGTACAAGGCCGTCCAGGCGGCGTGGACCGCGGTGGCCGTCTCCGGCTCCGACGCGCC
This genomic interval from Micromonospora sp. CCTCC AA 2012012 contains the following:
- a CDS encoding M4 family metallopeptidase; its protein translation is MKRPLAAVSAALLTSSVLTCVTTTAYATTPSAPAPSTAAARADSLLRAHPGAVQGVSGEAYQAVRTKVDANGAAHTRYTRTYHGLRVYGGDFVIHTAPDGNLAGTSVGLAAPLTLGTTAKVGKAAAQASARKTFSGSLSSVGTPELFVDASSGKGRLAWETVASGMRADKQTPSKLHVITDATTGKVIGSYDEIESVAGTGNSIFSGTVSVDTTLSGSTYQMVDPSHGNGRTCDMNNTTSGTCTTFTDADNTWGTGSNSSRQSAAVDAHFGAAKTFDYFTNVHARNGIFGNGTGVPSRVHYGSNYVNAFWDGSQMTYGDGSGNANPLVALDVAGHEMSHGVTENVVPGGLTYSGESGGLNEATSDIFGTMVEFYANTTADPGDYQIGEKININGNGTPLRYMYNPSLDGSSDSCWTTSTKNKDVHYSSGPANHFFFNLAEGTGATAYGTSPVCGSAPAVTGIGRAKAEKIWFRALDVYFTSNTSYVNTTTPSNTARAYSLKAATDLYGNCSTEYKAVQAAWTAVAVSGSDAPCSSTGNDFSVALSPTSGSVTAGGSVSTTVSTATTSGTAQTVSFSATGLPSGATASFNPTSVTSGGSSTLTIATSASTPAGTYTVTVTGTGAVAHSATYSLTVNGTGGGCTSPGQKLGNPGFESGNTVWSSTSGVIGQYGGSGQPTHGGTWNAWLDGYGSTHTDTLSQSVSLPSGCTNYNFSFWLHIDSAETTTGTAYDTLKVQVLNSSGTVLATLATYSNLNKATGYSLKSFSLAPYAGQTVTLKLTGAEDVSLQTSFVVDDTAVNVS